In Gemmatimonadota bacterium, the DNA window ATGACGGTGAGGCCGATATTTTCGGTGCCGGTGATGGCTACGCCGAGGTCGTAACCGAGCAGGTCGCGCAAGTCGGCGTCGCGGATGCCGCCGCCAATGATGCCAACGGCGCCGATTTCCCGCGCTTTGTCGATCACATCGAGAGTGAGCAAATTGCCGCCTACGACGATTGTACCTGCGCACGAGTCGTCGATTTGGTCGGGGGTTAAAATTTGGTCTGGCTCTTTGGAGATGACGTGCAGAGGTCCCCAGGTTTCACCGCCTACGCCAAAGATGCCCTGCACAAATGCACCTGTGGTTTCGACAATGACGCCTTCTTCGGGCAGGATTTCAACTATATTGCCATCGATGTATGCCTGTACCTGAACGGGGCGCGGAGGGGCGCGAAAGATGACCTGTCCAGTGATTTTGGAGATGCTTTCGAGGGTGCCACTAATAGGTGCTTTAACGGTGGTTTTGAACCATTTGATGAAGGGGCGGGTTTCGGCAATGGGTTCGCCTACTTCGACGGGGTCGCCTTCTCGTTTGAGCATGTAATTGGGCAATTCTTCTGGTGTGCAACTCAGGATGTTGACCAGATTGAGGGTGGTGACGTTGCCGGGCAAGTGCGTGTGGGCAACGACCTGATCGCGCGTCACGCTATCGCCTTGTGATACGACGACTTCACCTTTGAGGGGGAGTTGGCGCTGGCGTTGAAGAAGGGTCTGTGGGGTAACGCGAAGACCGGGTGTGTATGCGTGTGCCATAGAGTAATACCTGGGTTACGGATAACGGAATATACAATGCGTGGGTTACTTTACAAGAAAATAAATTAAATTACGGCCTTGCTCTTACCGGGGGTAGAGGTCGAGGGTCTCGCTCCACTGGCTTATCTGATCGGCGCGTTCGGATTGATTTTCGGCAAATACAATGGGGCGCCCGCGTCCGTCGAGGATCAGCCCGGCGGTGCCCCCTTTGACTGTGGTGTTCAGTTCTCGGCCCGGCCCGGCACCTGCGTCTGTGTTGCGCTCGGGCTGTAAGGTGAGGTGTGCTTCCTGACCTGCTTCGAGCGGGAAATGTAGAAGATCGCCAATATTCAGGGTGCCCGATTGGGTTCCGTCGGGAAGGCCGATTTCGTATTGCGCACAGGATGTGCCGATTTTGCCCTGGGCGATGGGTGCGATACAGGTGCCGAGGTAAATGAGGCAGTCGCGTTCAAAAACCTGCGTGGCGGCGATTTCGTTGACCGATGAAAGCACGCCGAGGTGTGGCATCATAAAGATGCTGTCAACGGCGAGGCGCGTGATGCCTTCGGGCTGGAAGGCGTCAATGAGCATAGCGGCTGTTTGCATTCGACGCGGAGCGTGAGATAGAACGCCGCCGCTTCCGACGAGGAGATCGAGGTCGCGCATTTTGATGAGGCTTTCGCCGCCTTCGGATTGGTCGAATACATCGGACAGGGTGCGCTCTGCCTGTACGCCTTTGAGACCCACGGCCAGTGCGCGGTGCTGGACAAAGGCCAGGCGCAAGGCTTCGCGGGCAATGGCCTGTTCGACCTGAAGTTCTTCGAGCATTTGCGGAATTGTGGTGGGGCGGATCATTTTGTTTTTGATGCGGTCTCGCAGGTCGGCTTCGTCGATTTTGAAAGGCACCCAGCGCATGACATCGTTGAGGCCCGCTTCGGCGAGTACGTTGGATACGCTGTAGGACATGCCGAGATTGGCAGATACCGTGCGGTTGAAGATATCGTCAAAGACGCTGAATACGTCGGTGGTGGCGCCGCCTATGTCAACGCCCACGACATTGATATTTTGTTGTTTGGATACGGTTTGCATCATGAGGCCAACTGCGCCGGGCGTGGGCATGATGGGTGCGCCTGTCCAGGAGATGAGTTTTCGATAGCCCGGTGCTTGCGCCATGACGTGTTCGAGAAAGAGGTCGTGGATCACGTGGCGAGCTGGTCCAAGGTTTTCTTCTTCGAGCGTGGGGCGGATGTTTTCCGTGATGGTGAGGGCAGTTTTGTCGCCCAGGGTGCGTTCGATTTCCTGCGCGGCATCTTTGTTTCCAGCGTAAATGACGGGCAGTTGGTATCCCGATCCAAATCGCGGTTTGGGGTCGGCTGCCGAAATGAATTCGGCCAGTTCGACAACGTGCGAAATGGTGCCGCCATCTGTGCCGCCCGAAAGGAGCACCATATCGGGGCGCAACTGGCGAATGCGTTCGATTTTTTCGTGGGGCTGCCGCCCGTCGTTGGACGCGAGAATGTCCATGACAATTGCGCCTGCGCCGAGGGCGCAGCGCTGTGCGCTTTCGCCGGTCATGGCCTGAATGACGCCGCCGACCATCATTTGCAGGCCGCCGCCTGCGCTGCTGGTAGAAATGTAGATGTCAACCCCGCGATGATCTTCTGCGGGTGTGATGATGGTTTCGCCGTCGAGAATTTGCCTGCCGGAGAGTTCTTCGACTTCTTGAATGGCGTTGAGTACGCCGCGCGTGACGTCTTCATAGGGGGCTTCAACTGTGGTAGGTGCTTCGCCTCGATAGGTCTGGCGATAGACATCGCCCTTTTTTTCTATCAAGATGGCTTTGGTCGTGGTGCTGCCGCAATCGGTAGCGATGATGACGTCGAGTTTATCCATGGTTTTTGTTTTCCAGGGTTTCAATATGGCGAATGAGACAGGGAATGCTTTCCCGCTTTTCCAGAAAGCGCGTGAAGCGGTCAAACTCGGCTGTTGAGGAGAAGATGATGGATACGAAGGGCGACAAAAAAGTCAAAAGTTGGCTGCCAATATAGTTAAAGGGTCGCCCGGTTTCAAGTAACATAATAGCTGGCGCTGTGAGTCTGCGCCTCACGATGAAGGCGGCGGCTTTTTCGGCGAGAACTTCATCGTCTTCAGTGATAGCACTTTCGGGGGGAGAAACGGCAAAGGCATGGGTGCAATAATTTTTAAGTCGGGTCAATAGCGATGTGTTTTTGGACGACATGGTAGATCTCAGCGGGGTTTTTCGAGCGCAGGAATTGACCTCGAAATGTGTCGAGGCGATGCGGTTTGGCAAAAGGACTTAAGAAGACGCCGTTGGGATGGCGTGCGGCGCGGCGAAAATTTGTCCACAAATACTGCCTGCGCATACCGATATGTGAAATGGTAAAACCGCGAGGGTCGATAACATAGCGCGTTGTGAAAAAATAGCGGGTCATCGCCGCGGTGAGCAATGCGAGTGAAAGAAAGGCGAAAGAGATGCTCTGAAAGCTCACGCCGACAATAAACGCGACGCCCAGGATGATGAGCACGAGTAAAACAGATTTTGCCAAAGGCTCTTCGCGCAAGGGATGCGAGGTCCAGGTCTTTGAAGAATCAATACTTGTCATTCCATTCATAGGTTGCGTATTTCTCGGCGATAAGGCGTTGGGTTTCGGCGATTTCTGTTTCGCTGAGTGAGGCTTCAACAAGTTGGATGTTAAAGGTATTTTGAATGCCTTGCCGGATGGCTGTGGCCGCTGTGTCGAAATTGATGGGGTATGCGAGAGCTTCAGAGAGCGAGGTGGTGTGGCGGTCGAGTTCGCGTGCAAAACGCTTTTGCAGGCCTGGTTTGTCGCCGGGCAGAAGGTCGGCGATTTGTTTGTGCTCTGCGCCGAGCAGGAGTGATCCGTGTTGCAAGAGCATTGTACCGATGCGCTGTTGCGCGCTGCCGATGAGTTTGCGCCCCTTAAATGTGACTTCGTATTGCGCCGTACTGGTAAAACAGGGCGCGGTGAGTTCTTTGCCGCGCGGTGAGGGCTGTGTTTGGCGACGGGATTCAAAGGTCGCATCGACGCCGAGAGCGCGAATACCCGCCAGGAGGCCTTCGCTGATTTTGCGATAGGCTTCGTTGATATTGCCCCCCATCACGGGATTGTCGGCAGGGCAGACAACGCTGTAGGTCAGTTCGTTCCAGTGCAAGACAGCGCGGCCACCGGTGGGACGACGGACAATGTCGATACCGCGATCGCGAACTTTTTGGGCATCGACTTCGCGGCTGATGCGCTGTGCATATCCAAAGGAGACCGCAGGCGGTTGCCACCCGTAAACGCGAAATGCGGGCCGAGCACCTGTTGCTATCGAGCGCACGAGGGCTTCATCTACTGCCATATTAAAAAAGGCGTTTCCATGTTGGGTATTCAGGAAACGCCATTTGGGGGGATCGCATTGTGTCACGGT includes these proteins:
- a CDS encoding methylaspartate mutase, which produces MDKLDVIIATDCGSTTTKAILIEKKGDVYRQTYRGEAPTTVEAPYEDVTRGVLNAIQEVEELSGRQILDGETIITPAEDHRGVDIYISTSSAGGGLQMMVGGVIQAMTGESAQRCALGAGAIVMDILASNDGRQPHEKIERIRQLRPDMVLLSGGTDGGTISHVVELAEFISAADPKPRFGSGYQLPVIYAGNKDAAQEIERTLGDKTALTITENIRPTLEEENLGPARHVIHDLFLEHVMAQAPGYRKLISWTGAPIMPTPGAVGLMMQTVSKQQNINVVGVDIGGATTDVFSVFDDIFNRTVSANLGMSYSVSNVLAEAGLNDVMRWVPFKIDEADLRDRIKNKMIRPTTIPQMLEELQVEQAIAREALRLAFVQHRALAVGLKGVQAERTLSDVFDQSEGGESLIKMRDLDLLVGSGGVLSHAPRRMQTAAMLIDAFQPEGITRLAVDSIFMMPHLGVLSSVNEIAATQVFERDCLIYLGTCIAPIAQGKIGTSCAQYEIGLPDGTQSGTLNIGDLLHFPLEAGQEAHLTLQPERNTDAGAGPGRELNTTVKGGTAGLILDGRGRPIVFAENQSERADQISQWSETLDLYPR
- a CDS encoding lipoate--protein ligase family protein encodes the protein MAVDEALVRSIATGARPAFRVYGWQPPAVSFGYAQRISREVDAQKVRDRGIDIVRRPTGGRAVLHWNELTYSVVCPADNPVMGGNINEAYRKISEGLLAGIRALGVDATFESRRQTQPSPRGKELTAPCFTSTAQYEVTFKGRKLIGSAQQRIGTMLLQHGSLLLGAEHKQIADLLPGDKPGLQKRFARELDRHTTSLSEALAYPINFDTAATAIRQGIQNTFNIQLVEASLSETEIAETQRLIAEKYATYEWNDKY